A genomic region of Streptomyces rimosus contains the following coding sequences:
- a CDS encoding S1 family peptidase, translated as MNRPLVGALATAVLGATALAGTAGTAHATTTSDAADRGAARTATAPQLAAVAEAAAPKAKAVTFAGTVALSNCSGSIVRMPNSADNDPALVMSNGHCLESGMPDPGEVVVDQPSSRSFTVLSASAGNLGTVRATKVAYATMTDTDVSFYELSSTYAQIKQRYGIKALDIDTNHPAKGAGITVVSGYWKKTYSCNIDGFVHQLKEGGYVMKDSVRYTPACKTIGGTSGSPVIDTASGKVAAINNTGNENGGRCTMNNPCEVDENGKVTVRKGINYAQEIYTIPKCFGTGNKLDLGRAGCVLPKP; from the coding sequence ATGAACAGACCTCTCGTCGGCGCCCTGGCCACGGCCGTCCTGGGCGCCACGGCGCTCGCGGGCACCGCCGGTACGGCCCATGCGACCACGACATCGGACGCGGCGGACCGGGGTGCGGCCCGGACCGCGACGGCACCGCAGCTCGCGGCCGTGGCCGAGGCCGCGGCTCCCAAGGCGAAGGCCGTCACCTTCGCGGGAACGGTCGCGCTCAGCAACTGTTCGGGATCGATAGTCCGGATGCCGAACTCGGCCGACAATGATCCGGCTCTGGTCATGTCCAACGGCCACTGCCTGGAGAGCGGTATGCCCGACCCGGGTGAGGTCGTCGTCGACCAGCCGTCCAGCCGCAGCTTCACCGTGCTCAGCGCCTCGGCCGGCAATCTCGGCACGGTACGCGCCACCAAGGTCGCGTACGCCACCATGACCGACACCGACGTGTCCTTCTACGAACTCTCCTCCACCTACGCCCAGATAAAGCAGCGTTACGGCATCAAGGCCCTGGACATCGACACCAACCACCCCGCCAAGGGCGCCGGGATCACCGTCGTGTCCGGCTACTGGAAGAAGACCTACTCCTGCAACATCGACGGGTTCGTGCACCAGTTGAAGGAGGGGGGCTACGTGATGAAGGATTCCGTGCGCTACACCCCCGCCTGCAAGACGATCGGCGGTACGTCCGGGTCGCCCGTCATCGACACCGCCTCCGGCAAGGTCGCCGCCATCAACAACACGGGCAACGAGAACGGCGGCCGCTGCACCATGAACAACCCGTGCGAGGTCGACGAGAACGGCAAGGTCACCGTGCGCAAGGGCATCAACTACGCGCAGGAGATCTACACCATCCCCAAGTGCTTCGGCACCGGCAACAAGCTGGACCTGGGGCGGGCGGGCTGCGTACTGCCCAAGCCGTGA
- a CDS encoding M14 family metallopeptidase produces the protein MRRPRRRGRRTTVLTALVSLALAAPFAAQAEDSPRQDTSARTAVGVGTPAEDTGTPRQYEITGPATAAQRSALASTGVSIDEVHGRTVVITADTAQAALVRSLGYRLRALPAPPAGTGNRVKDFPSGYGKYHNYAEATAEINALVAKYPAILSKRVIGTSYEGRDILALKLSKNVAQDEQEPEVLFTAHQHAREHLTVEMALYLLNDYTSKYGSDPRVTKMLDSREIWIIPDVNPDGGAYDIASGSFRSWRKNRQPNSGSANVGTDLNRNWDFKWGCCGGSSGSTGSETYRGPSAASAPEVKVVSNFVRSRNIGGVQQIKTAIDFHTYSELVLWPFGYTYNDTAPGMTQDDRDAFAAVGKSMAASNGYTPEQSSDLYITDGSIDDWLWGNQKIFAYTFEMYPSSAGAGGFYPRDSVITRETSRNRDAVLQLLENSDCMYRSIGKEAQYCKTG, from the coding sequence ATGCGACGACCCCGAAGACGCGGCAGGCGGACCACCGTCCTCACCGCGCTCGTCTCCCTCGCCCTGGCCGCGCCCTTCGCCGCGCAGGCCGAGGACTCTCCTCGCCAGGACACTTCCGCCCGTACCGCCGTCGGCGTCGGCACCCCGGCGGAGGACACCGGCACACCCCGCCAGTACGAGATCACCGGCCCCGCCACCGCCGCGCAGCGCAGCGCGCTCGCCTCTACGGGGGTGTCCATCGACGAGGTGCACGGCCGCACCGTCGTCATCACCGCGGACACCGCGCAGGCCGCCCTCGTACGCTCACTCGGCTACCGCCTGCGGGCCTTGCCCGCGCCCCCGGCGGGCACCGGCAACCGCGTCAAGGACTTCCCCTCCGGGTACGGCAAGTACCACAACTACGCCGAGGCCACCGCCGAGATCAACGCCCTGGTGGCCAAGTACCCGGCCATTCTCAGCAAGCGCGTCATCGGCACGTCCTACGAGGGCCGGGACATCCTCGCCCTCAAACTCAGCAAGAACGTCGCCCAGGACGAACAGGAACCCGAGGTCCTCTTCACCGCGCACCAGCACGCGCGCGAACACCTCACCGTGGAGATGGCGCTCTACCTGCTCAACGACTACACGTCCAAGTACGGCAGCGATCCGCGCGTCACCAAGATGCTCGACTCACGCGAGATCTGGATCATCCCGGACGTGAACCCGGACGGCGGCGCGTACGACATCGCCAGCGGCTCGTTCCGCAGCTGGCGCAAGAACCGCCAGCCCAACAGCGGCTCGGCGAACGTCGGCACCGACCTGAACCGCAACTGGGACTTCAAGTGGGGCTGCTGCGGCGGCTCCTCGGGCAGCACCGGCTCGGAGACCTACCGCGGCCCGTCCGCCGCATCGGCCCCCGAGGTCAAGGTCGTCAGCAACTTCGTCCGCAGCCGTAACATCGGCGGCGTCCAGCAGATCAAGACCGCCATCGACTTCCACACGTACAGCGAACTGGTCCTGTGGCCCTTCGGCTACACCTACAACGACACCGCCCCCGGCATGACCCAGGACGACCGCGACGCGTTCGCCGCCGTCGGCAAGTCCATGGCCGCCAGCAACGGCTACACCCCCGAGCAGTCCAGCGACCTCTACATCACGGACGGCTCCATCGACGACTGGCTCTGGGGCAACCAGAAGATCTTCGCCTACACCTTCGAGATGTACCCGTCCTCCGCGGGCGCGGGCGGCTTCTACCCCCGCGACTCCGTCATCACCCGCGAAACGTCCCGCAACCGGGACGCGGTCCTCCAACTCCTGGAGAACAGCGACTGCATGTACCGCTCGATCGGCAAGGAGGCGCAGTACTGCAAGACGGGGTGA
- a CDS encoding class IV adenylate cyclase, whose amino-acid sequence MIEAELKARVREPAVVRERLGRMAVGRDEVYRDAYFDTPGADLEAGDRELRLRTVDGPDGTRALLTYKEARVDEVSGSKPEYETGVGDPAAVRVMLNGLGYTETLAFEKHCRNYEFTAYGRPMLATLVRVPEIDGTYVEVETQVSGERELRGALGDVRAVLDALGVGEGDLTAELYTDAVRQRRTRES is encoded by the coding sequence GTGATCGAAGCCGAACTGAAAGCGCGTGTACGGGAACCGGCGGTGGTGCGGGAGCGTTTGGGGCGGATGGCCGTAGGGCGGGACGAGGTGTATCGGGACGCGTATTTCGATACCCCGGGCGCGGATTTGGAGGCGGGGGACCGGGAGCTTCGGCTCCGTACCGTGGACGGCCCGGACGGGACGCGGGCCCTGTTGACGTACAAAGAAGCGCGGGTCGACGAAGTGTCGGGGTCGAAGCCGGAGTACGAGACGGGTGTCGGCGACCCGGCAGCCGTCCGGGTCATGCTCAATGGTCTCGGGTACACCGAGACGCTCGCCTTCGAGAAGCACTGCCGGAACTACGAGTTCACCGCGTATGGGCGGCCGATGCTCGCCACTCTCGTCCGAGTCCCGGAAATCGACGGGACATATGTGGAGGTGGAGACGCAGGTGTCGGGTGAAAGGGAATTACGGGGTGCTTTGGGGGATGTACGGGCTGTCCTCGACGCGTTGGGGGTCGGGGAAGGTGACCTGACCGCCGAGTTGTACACCGACGCCGTACGGCAACGGCGTACCCGGGAATCCTGA
- a CDS encoding DUF1648 domain-containing protein yields MAILSSPVRLWLLPSVVLLAAQAVWGALRYPHLPDRIPWHIGSDGVDVWADKSIGSAFILVFVYAGVTVVTAAGAEMTLRLTPRDELTATDTPFAVRAASSLTNRPANRASARRIARAVLLLNACIGLSLLAGCGLFWRSTPDPDVPGWLVPAMLVPILAGTAVTIAAAVRDRNR; encoded by the coding sequence ATGGCCATCCTCTCCTCCCCGGTCCGGCTGTGGCTGCTTCCCAGCGTCGTCCTGCTCGCCGCACAGGCGGTCTGGGGCGCGCTGCGCTATCCGCACCTGCCAGACCGCATACCGTGGCATATCGGAAGCGATGGCGTGGACGTCTGGGCAGACAAGTCGATCGGCAGCGCGTTCATACTGGTCTTCGTGTACGCGGGCGTGACGGTGGTGACGGCCGCCGGCGCGGAGATGACACTGCGGCTCACACCACGCGACGAGCTGACGGCCACCGACACACCGTTCGCCGTACGGGCCGCTTCGTCCCTGACCAACAGGCCCGCCAACCGGGCCTCGGCCCGCCGCATCGCCCGCGCCGTACTCCTGCTCAACGCCTGCATCGGCCTCTCCCTCCTCGCGGGCTGCGGCCTGTTCTGGCGTTCCACGCCGGACCCGGACGTGCCCGGCTGGCTTGTCCCGGCGATGCTCGTCCCGATACTCGCCGGCACCGCGGTGACGATCGCCGCGGCCGTACGCGACCGGAATCGGTGA
- a CDS encoding chitinase, whose protein sequence is MVRARSGRAAHAERRTGRTARRGARALTGLAAAALTAAGVVAAGTADASEATPPTTSRTGHSPTVARAAAVPKHAVTGYWQNFDNGATVQKLKDVNDAYDIIAVSFAEATGTPGAVGFHLDPAVGYGSADEFKADIKAKQAAGRSVIISVGGEKGAVSVSDDASAKNFADSVGKLMDEYGFDGVDIDLENGLNSAYMTKALKALHAAHSGVVVTMAPQTVDMQSPQNEYFKTALGIKDFLTVVNMQYYNSGSMNGCDGKVYAQGTVDFLTSLACVQLEGGLAPSQVGIGVPASSRAAGGGYVEPSVVNAALDCLTQGRNCGSFKPPKTYPGLRGAMAWSTNWDAADGNAFARQVGAHVQGMP, encoded by the coding sequence GTGGTACGCGCACGATCAGGAAGAGCAGCACATGCGGAACGGCGTACAGGACGTACAGCACGACGCGGCGCGCGGGCGCTGACGGGGCTCGCCGCCGCGGCCCTGACCGCCGCCGGCGTCGTCGCGGCCGGCACCGCCGACGCGTCCGAGGCCACGCCGCCCACCACCTCACGGACCGGCCACTCCCCCACGGTGGCCCGCGCCGCGGCCGTACCGAAGCACGCCGTCACCGGCTACTGGCAGAATTTCGACAACGGCGCCACGGTCCAGAAACTCAAGGACGTGAACGACGCCTACGACATCATCGCGGTGTCCTTCGCGGAGGCGACCGGCACGCCCGGCGCCGTCGGATTCCACCTCGACCCGGCGGTCGGCTACGGCTCCGCCGACGAGTTCAAGGCGGACATCAAGGCCAAGCAGGCGGCCGGGAGATCGGTGATCATCTCGGTCGGCGGCGAAAAGGGCGCGGTCTCGGTCAGCGACGACGCCTCCGCGAAGAACTTCGCCGACTCGGTCGGCAAGCTCATGGACGAGTACGGGTTCGACGGCGTCGACATCGACCTGGAGAACGGCCTCAACTCGGCCTATATGACAAAGGCGCTCAAGGCTCTGCACGCCGCGCACAGCGGTGTGGTCGTCACGATGGCGCCGCAGACGGTCGACATGCAGTCGCCGCAGAACGAGTACTTCAAGACGGCCCTGGGCATCAAGGACTTCCTCACGGTCGTCAACATGCAGTACTACAACAGCGGCTCGATGAACGGCTGCGACGGCAAGGTGTACGCGCAGGGCACGGTGGACTTCCTCACCTCGCTCGCCTGCGTCCAGCTGGAAGGCGGGCTCGCGCCGTCGCAGGTGGGCATCGGCGTACCGGCGTCGTCGCGCGCGGCGGGCGGCGGGTATGTGGAGCCGTCCGTGGTGAACGCGGCGCTGGACTGCCTGACGCAGGGCAGGAACTGCGGCTCGTTCAAGCCGCCGAAGACGTACCCGGGGCTGCGGGGCGCGATGGCCTGGTCCACCAACTGGGACGCGGCGGACGGCAACGCGTTCGCGAGGCAGGTGGGGGCGCATGTGCAGGGGATGCCGTAA
- a CDS encoding helix-turn-helix domain-containing protein: MFRHVQQYGGASQARIATAVGMTQARVNEIINGRREVVRLDVFERVADGLGLPDDARHLLGLAAGRERRAGGPVFELASFPEVVRVYQTQSAAAQDIREQARTASEWDVLAVRGLGLIGLKDSMLRPCLTRSQEASPRVRVLLLDPTAPALARRAAEIGESAESLAGGVRLAEARLRELADGGDVAVYRYRTLPTWRVIRLDSTMFVSAFDSGWEGHESATYKVMETPHGPLFHGFRRMVEATVADGERTV; the protein is encoded by the coding sequence GTGTTCCGCCACGTCCAGCAGTACGGCGGCGCCAGCCAGGCCCGTATTGCCACGGCGGTGGGCATGACGCAGGCGCGCGTCAACGAGATCATCAATGGGCGCAGAGAAGTGGTACGCCTCGACGTCTTCGAGCGGGTCGCCGACGGGTTGGGCTTGCCGGATGACGCACGCCACCTGCTCGGCCTGGCGGCGGGTCGGGAACGCCGTGCCGGCGGCCCGGTCTTCGAGCTGGCGTCGTTCCCCGAAGTGGTCCGCGTCTACCAGACACAGTCGGCAGCGGCGCAGGACATCCGTGAGCAGGCGCGTACGGCATCAGAATGGGACGTGCTGGCGGTACGCGGGCTCGGCCTTATCGGTTTGAAAGACTCGATGCTACGTCCCTGCCTGACCCGGTCGCAGGAGGCGTCGCCCCGCGTACGGGTTCTTCTGCTGGACCCCACGGCCCCCGCACTGGCACGTCGGGCGGCTGAGATCGGTGAGTCGGCGGAATCATTGGCCGGCGGGGTGCGACTCGCCGAGGCGCGCCTACGAGAACTTGCCGACGGCGGTGATGTAGCGGTGTACCGGTACAGGACCTTGCCCACATGGCGGGTCATCCGGCTGGACTCCACCATGTTCGTGTCTGCCTTCGATTCCGGGTGGGAAGGACACGAGTCCGCCACGTACAAGGTGATGGAGACGCCGCATGGACCGCTGTTCCACGGCTTTCGGCGCATGGTGGAAGCGACCGTGGCCGACGGTGAACGCACGGTATGA